The following are from one region of the Alicyclobacillus fastidiosus genome:
- a CDS encoding phytoene/squalene synthase family protein, which yields MNLTQAYKFCAKATRQAGSSFYYGMRLLPQEKRMAMYAIYAWSRICDDAVDEFQGEAANEQLRHAERIFLEAYEPAYSSHPNPVVQALGDAVRRFHIPKDPFVGLLEGMRIDMQPVRFDTFAELEQYCEYVAGTVGELCIYIFGYRDPAAFQWAREMGVALQLTNILRDLKEDILRDRVYLPLEEMRCVGYSLEDLVNQRTTPAFYALMDEQTRRARDYFTRARNLFPLVEVDSLRCLRVLYLMYHEILDKIQENGFNVFEERIHVSGSRKLQLVWGALWNAHATV from the coding sequence ATGAATCTGACGCAGGCCTACAAATTCTGCGCAAAGGCCACACGCCAGGCGGGGAGTTCGTTTTATTACGGAATGCGCCTGTTGCCCCAGGAAAAGCGCATGGCGATGTACGCCATCTACGCTTGGAGCCGGATTTGTGACGACGCAGTCGATGAATTTCAGGGAGAAGCGGCGAACGAACAGTTACGTCATGCCGAGCGGATCTTCCTTGAGGCGTATGAGCCTGCCTATTCATCTCATCCGAACCCCGTCGTTCAAGCCTTAGGCGATGCGGTGCGGCGCTTTCACATCCCGAAGGACCCGTTTGTCGGCCTGCTAGAGGGCATGCGAATCGACATGCAGCCGGTGCGATTTGACACGTTCGCAGAGCTTGAGCAGTATTGCGAGTACGTGGCCGGTACAGTGGGCGAGTTGTGTATCTACATTTTTGGCTATCGCGATCCCGCTGCATTCCAGTGGGCACGCGAGATGGGCGTGGCCCTTCAGCTAACCAACATCCTGCGGGATTTGAAGGAAGATATCCTCCGCGACAGGGTCTATTTGCCTCTCGAGGAGATGCGGTGCGTCGGGTATTCCTTGGAGGATCTCGTCAACCAGCGAACGACGCCGGCATTTTACGCGCTCATGGATGAGCAGACCCGTCGCGCCCGCGATTACTTTACACGCGCGAGGAATCTATTTCCGCTCGTCGAAGTGGACAGTCTTCGCTGTCTGCGCGTACTCTACCTGATGTATCACGAAATTTTAGATAAGATTCAGGAGAACGGATTTAACGTATTTGAAGAGCGGATTCACGTGTCGGGATCGAGAAAATTGCAACTGGTATGGGGTGCCTTATGGAACGCGCACGCGACGGTATAA
- the hpnE gene encoding hydroxysqualene dehydroxylase HpnE produces MERARDGINDARTTIIGAGWAGISAAHSLLAQGVPPNLITIFERAPHPGGRAFSFDDEKQGLTFDNGQHVLLGCCDQFADLLSQLGIRDAYRLQPLLHIPVYCDGAWGRLSSKRLAGALHLLPGLLTYAHLRPLERVRALRVAPQFLRPDVDALDGISFGDWLRQNGQTDRAIGRLWDLVGTAVLNGHADEVSAALALESFRMGVVAGWQQARLGLFTRPLGDLAAEAITKLQGLGVEIRFNTAVTELQVRESRVTGVRLRGGDVHPAETVIAAVPHDALVRMLPSGLRDDEDFARLASLTWSPILNAFVLYDRPVMGQDVFASMELGGMFVFNRASLLGLPQYEGRWLSVSISAAHTYRGLGADELAMQIRSALAAALPQARAAQVETCKLVWQPHATFLASPGSSSARANPTTSVKGLFVAGDWTNTGWPASLEGAVRSGIAAAEARLGHKLPLTS; encoded by the coding sequence ATGGAACGCGCACGCGACGGTATAAACGATGCACGCACTACCATTATTGGAGCGGGATGGGCGGGGATTTCAGCGGCTCATTCCCTGCTTGCACAGGGGGTGCCCCCGAATCTAATCACCATCTTCGAGCGGGCGCCGCACCCTGGGGGGCGGGCTTTTTCGTTCGACGACGAGAAGCAGGGCCTCACCTTCGACAATGGTCAGCACGTTCTGCTCGGGTGCTGCGACCAGTTTGCCGACCTATTGTCGCAACTCGGTATCCGTGACGCGTATCGATTGCAACCGCTGCTCCACATTCCTGTATATTGTGACGGTGCATGGGGGCGCTTGTCGAGCAAGCGGCTGGCGGGCGCACTCCACCTCCTGCCAGGGTTGCTGACGTACGCGCATTTGCGCCCGCTGGAGCGCGTTCGCGCACTTCGGGTAGCACCTCAGTTCCTGCGACCGGATGTCGACGCCTTGGACGGTATCAGCTTTGGCGACTGGCTTCGTCAAAACGGTCAGACAGACAGGGCGATTGGTCGGCTTTGGGACCTTGTGGGGACCGCTGTTCTCAATGGACACGCGGACGAGGTGAGCGCCGCGCTTGCTCTTGAGTCGTTTCGCATGGGCGTCGTCGCGGGCTGGCAGCAAGCGCGGTTGGGCCTATTTACGCGCCCGCTTGGCGACCTTGCGGCGGAAGCCATCACGAAGCTTCAAGGCCTGGGTGTCGAGATCCGATTCAACACGGCTGTCACAGAGTTACAAGTTCGGGAATCGCGCGTGACCGGAGTGCGCTTGCGAGGAGGGGACGTGCACCCGGCCGAGACGGTGATCGCGGCAGTGCCTCACGATGCCCTGGTACGGATGCTTCCTTCCGGTTTACGGGATGACGAGGATTTCGCAAGACTTGCGTCGTTGACCTGGAGTCCGATATTAAATGCATTCGTACTCTATGACAGGCCAGTCATGGGCCAGGATGTGTTCGCGTCGATGGAGCTAGGGGGCATGTTTGTTTTCAACCGAGCGTCTCTTCTCGGGTTGCCGCAATACGAGGGGAGATGGCTGTCCGTCTCCATTTCTGCAGCCCATACATATCGGGGACTTGGGGCGGATGAGTTGGCGATGCAGATTCGATCCGCCTTGGCAGCGGCCCTGCCGCAAGCTCGAGCTGCGCAAGTCGAGACGTGTAAATTAGTGTGGCAGCCACACGCGACGTTTCTCGCGAGTCCCGGGTCGTCGTCGGCGCGAGCCAATCCGACCACGTCTGTGAAGGGGCTCTTCGTCGCGGGCGATTGGACGAACACCGGTTGGCCAGCATCGCTCGAGGGCGCGGTGCGCAGCGGAATCGCCGCCGCCGAAGCGCGGTTGGGACACAAGCTGCCTCTGACCAGCTGA
- a CDS encoding sugar efflux transporter, with amino-acid sequence MQTASPDSTRTSRFLPGYVVLTIGITLIGIGVSITRPYLSLFGTDVIHMSPASLGVFMCANALGGIVASTWLGRLSDTRSPKKDVMLFSSIMAGLGYASFLFLHSYLTLLVVSTILLGLGSATFPQMFAYARETTQMSPNVDATFAISTLRSFFSLAWVIGPLVGVLVLNSLGYRGLFLFTTTIFVIVFLIVLFSLQRRPSARGTGARPAGVMTHLKRMDVLTACLSFVAVYTASSINGSYMPLFMTRTLHAPEHVVGWVFSLSAGLEIPIMLGLGTIANRVGKRMLLLFGSICGTVYYVGAAFAHAVWEMLALQLVCAVFIAISVSIGMSYFQDFMPDAPGSATTLYSNTNNIGSMAGSLLGGAIAQAFGYRTVYWVCAGLGIASYLLLLRKKARSEDRAGSAQPR; translated from the coding sequence TTGCAAACTGCTTCGCCTGATTCGACGCGCACGTCTCGCTTTCTGCCCGGGTACGTGGTGTTGACGATTGGCATTACGCTCATCGGTATTGGAGTATCCATCACACGTCCTTATTTATCATTATTTGGGACCGACGTCATTCATATGTCCCCTGCGTCACTAGGGGTGTTTATGTGCGCCAATGCACTTGGTGGCATCGTCGCGAGCACGTGGCTTGGAAGGCTGTCGGACACGCGCTCGCCGAAGAAGGACGTCATGTTGTTTTCGTCCATCATGGCTGGGCTCGGGTATGCCAGCTTTCTCTTTCTGCACAGCTATTTGACGCTGCTCGTCGTGTCGACCATTTTGCTTGGTTTGGGGTCCGCGACGTTTCCTCAGATGTTTGCCTATGCCCGAGAGACGACACAGATGTCTCCCAATGTCGACGCAACCTTCGCCATCTCAACCCTCCGCTCGTTTTTTTCGCTTGCTTGGGTCATCGGCCCGCTCGTCGGCGTCTTGGTGTTAAATTCGCTGGGGTACAGGGGCCTCTTTCTATTCACCACGACCATCTTTGTCATCGTCTTCCTGATTGTGCTATTTAGCCTTCAGCGACGGCCATCCGCCAGGGGCACAGGAGCGAGGCCCGCAGGTGTGATGACGCACTTGAAGCGCATGGATGTTCTCACCGCCTGTCTGTCGTTTGTGGCAGTGTACACGGCGTCGAGCATCAATGGTTCCTATATGCCGCTGTTTATGACGAGGACCCTTCATGCTCCAGAGCACGTGGTCGGATGGGTATTCAGCCTCAGTGCTGGGCTCGAAATTCCCATTATGCTGGGGCTTGGTACCATTGCGAATCGCGTCGGGAAACGGATGCTGCTCCTGTTTGGGTCCATTTGCGGCACCGTTTATTATGTCGGTGCGGCGTTTGCCCACGCAGTCTGGGAAATGCTCGCACTGCAACTCGTCTGTGCGGTATTCATCGCGATCAGCGTCAGCATCGGCATGAGCTACTTTCAAGATTTCATGCCGGACGCGCCTGGTTCGGCGACGACGTTGTACAGCAACACGAACAACATCGGATCGATGGCCGGTAGTCTGTTAGGCGGTGCGATTGCGCAGGCGTTTGGCTACCGAACGGTGTACTGGGTGTGCGCCGGCCTCGGTATCGCATCGTATCTCCTGTTGCTGCGCAAAAAGGCGCGAAGTGAAGACCGCGCCGGTTCTGCACAACCTCGCTGA
- a CDS encoding glycosyltransferase family 2 protein produces MGTWSGLFPLVLLFAWLVVFLRNLPDLLRLPHLTPATSSVRGTHVVHNVTVQTQSQLPSVSVVIAAKNEAAHIRKTLESLSHQTYLGDIEIIVVNDRSEDLTGRFIEVLAEADGRIHPIHITHLPHGWLGKNHALYQGAKVASGDFILFADADVYFYPDAIERAIDYTLAHHIDHLTIAPRMIARTASLQLLTTFFTFNYLLFKRPHSAYRKRTKAYAGIGAFNLVRRTVYEAIGTHQAIMRRPDDDIYLGLLIKKHGYHQRFAVAESFVEIEWYDTTRDMLHGLEKAPLAAFRFSPTWLILSMIPLIALYGGPMAGVALGPGPARWVYGLACLFMLTLYTMHVSYLKFPKVQIILIPIAMALFIYGFVRAGVLAYRRGGLVWRDTFYALDELK; encoded by the coding sequence ATGGGCACTTGGTCCGGATTGTTCCCACTGGTCCTGCTCTTTGCTTGGCTGGTCGTATTTTTACGCAATCTCCCAGATCTCTTACGACTTCCTCATCTCACACCGGCGACCTCGAGCGTTCGCGGGACCCACGTCGTCCACAATGTCACTGTGCAAACCCAATCGCAATTGCCGTCGGTGTCTGTGGTGATTGCGGCGAAGAACGAGGCGGCCCACATTCGCAAAACCTTGGAATCCCTATCTCACCAAACGTACCTTGGCGACATCGAGATCATCGTGGTGAACGACCGCTCGGAAGATCTGACAGGCCGGTTCATCGAAGTACTCGCGGAGGCAGACGGTCGAATTCATCCGATTCACATCACGCATCTTCCGCACGGGTGGCTCGGGAAAAACCACGCACTGTACCAAGGAGCCAAAGTGGCAAGCGGTGACTTTATCCTGTTTGCCGACGCGGACGTCTATTTTTACCCAGATGCCATCGAGCGAGCGATCGACTATACGCTTGCGCACCACATCGATCACCTGACCATCGCACCACGCATGATCGCACGCACGGCATCCCTACAACTCCTGACTACCTTCTTCACGTTTAATTACCTCTTGTTCAAGCGCCCTCACTCGGCGTACCGGAAGCGAACCAAAGCATACGCTGGCATCGGGGCATTCAACCTCGTTCGCCGCACGGTCTACGAGGCGATTGGGACGCACCAGGCCATCATGCGCCGACCGGACGACGACATCTATCTCGGGCTGCTCATCAAGAAACATGGGTATCACCAGCGGTTTGCGGTGGCGGAGTCGTTCGTCGAAATCGAATGGTACGACACCACAAGAGACATGCTTCACGGTCTCGAGAAGGCTCCTCTGGCCGCGTTTCGATTCTCGCCGACCTGGCTGATTCTCAGCATGATTCCACTCATCGCCTTATATGGCGGACCGATGGCGGGCGTCGCATTGGGACCCGGTCCAGCGCGATGGGTGTACGGGTTGGCATGTCTCTTCATGCTGACACTATACACGATGCACGTGTCCTATCTGAAGTTCCCCAAAGTCCAGATCATCCTCATTCCGATTGCCATGGCACTGTTCATCTACGGTTTTGTTCGCGCTGGAGTCCTAGCGTACCGGCGGGGCGGGCTCGTGTGGCGGGATACGTTTTACGCCCTCGACGAACTGAAGTAA
- a CDS encoding M3 family oligoendopeptidase translates to MTTITTDYYVRAVDLSDAAAVEAKLQALVHAKLDSVEALEAWLKRELECTLAIREVLSGHTIDFYRDTSSEAKKQIHMHDQTVIQPLLLKYGAELDKKFCECPYTKELDDGKYGQMKKVRATGLELFREENIPLQVKEQELVANYNELIGGLTAKWEGEDKPYPYVVAQMDSPDRTVREAAWRSVQEARKSIKPKVSAMMDELVALRHQIAVNAGFENYRDYVFREKNREYSVEDCYSFHNAVERHVIPAWDRLARQLQGVLGVDAYRPWDVTPCTLSKAPFETVHQLMDGVEKMLYATDSYFGDKFVHMRERGLLDLESRSGKAPGGFCDFLGYSKNTFVFANFSPSFFALIALLHEMGHAINGYLQVRDEYEWTDLRSEVAELYSHGMELLCLDKLGEFYRDEQSLKIAQREELHRSLNMLIGPLSGDLFQHWLYTNPNHTAEERDAKYLEILKRFGGHPVDYSGLETEASSAWIDSIHFIGYPFYNIEYAMSELGALQLLESYRKNPGEAIANYKRGASTDFNQSIAKIYEDTGVHFDFSDEAVLRVAKFAESVIEALG, encoded by the coding sequence TTGACGACCATCACCACTGATTATTACGTACGGGCCGTGGATCTGTCTGATGCGGCGGCCGTGGAGGCAAAGCTCCAAGCTCTGGTACACGCGAAGCTGGATTCTGTCGAAGCGCTCGAGGCCTGGCTGAAGCGCGAGTTGGAATGTACGCTCGCAATTCGCGAGGTGCTCTCGGGGCACACCATCGACTTTTACCGCGATACGAGCTCGGAAGCCAAGAAACAGATTCACATGCACGACCAGACGGTGATTCAACCGCTTCTTCTGAAGTACGGGGCAGAGCTCGACAAAAAGTTCTGCGAGTGTCCGTATACCAAGGAACTCGACGACGGCAAGTACGGACAGATGAAAAAAGTCCGGGCGACGGGGCTCGAACTTTTCCGCGAAGAAAACATCCCGCTGCAAGTCAAAGAGCAGGAACTTGTGGCGAATTATAACGAACTCATCGGTGGATTGACCGCGAAATGGGAAGGCGAAGACAAACCTTATCCATACGTCGTGGCGCAGATGGACAGTCCAGACAGAACGGTGCGCGAGGCGGCTTGGCGCTCCGTTCAAGAGGCGCGCAAGTCGATTAAGCCCAAGGTCTCGGCAATGATGGATGAACTCGTCGCGCTCCGCCACCAAATTGCCGTCAATGCGGGCTTCGAAAACTATCGCGATTACGTGTTTCGCGAGAAAAATCGCGAGTATTCCGTCGAAGACTGCTACAGCTTCCACAATGCGGTGGAGCGCCACGTGATCCCGGCCTGGGATAGACTGGCTCGACAACTGCAAGGTGTGCTCGGCGTGGACGCCTACCGGCCGTGGGACGTTACGCCCTGCACGCTCTCAAAAGCGCCGTTTGAGACTGTCCACCAGCTGATGGACGGCGTAGAGAAAATGCTGTACGCCACCGACTCGTATTTCGGAGACAAGTTTGTACACATGCGCGAGCGCGGGCTGCTCGACCTCGAGAGCCGCAGCGGCAAAGCACCAGGTGGTTTCTGCGACTTCCTCGGCTACTCGAAAAACACGTTCGTATTTGCCAATTTCAGCCCTTCGTTCTTCGCCCTCATCGCCCTCCTGCACGAGATGGGCCACGCAATCAACGGCTACCTGCAGGTGCGCGACGAATACGAATGGACCGATCTGCGCTCAGAGGTCGCAGAGCTGTACTCGCACGGCATGGAACTCCTCTGCCTCGACAAGCTAGGGGAGTTTTATCGCGACGAACAATCCCTGAAAATCGCACAGCGCGAGGAACTTCATCGCAGTTTGAACATGCTTATCGGTCCACTCTCCGGAGACTTGTTCCAGCACTGGCTCTATACGAACCCCAATCACACAGCCGAAGAACGCGATGCCAAGTACTTGGAGATTCTCAAGCGTTTTGGCGGCCATCCTGTCGATTACAGTGGGTTGGAAACAGAGGCTAGCAGCGCGTGGATAGACTCCATCCACTTCATCGGCTACCCGTTTTACAACATCGAATATGCGATGTCAGAACTCGGGGCTCTTCAACTTCTGGAGTCCTATCGCAAGAACCCAGGCGAGGCGATTGCCAACTACAAGCGCGGAGCAAGCACTGATTTTAATCAATCGATCGCCAAGATTTACGAGGATACGGGCGTGCACTTCGATTTCTCCGACGAGGCCGTCCTGCGCGTGGCGAAATTCGCGGAGAGCGTCATTGAAGCGCTTGGATAA
- a CDS encoding FAD-dependent oxidoreductase encodes MYNHRKLHFDVVVVGGGSSGVAAAVGAANVGADTIVIERNPYFGGAATHSSVFSYCGFYAQADPLERVVGGVGAQFLEELSAIGRAVEPRRNPTTGNVIVVADGETSKYALDRVLLRAGVKPRLHCQVIGAVVERGRVVEIECVDHDGRLTMTANAFVDASGEADLTTLAGGTVRLGDDEGQVQAGTLVMRIGGVARDVPLPREVFTEAVTRGKASGIESLSKEKGMILRMSSGDILALFADEHVNGLDSSSMTRAEMSAREQAWSYLQVFRQYVPGFESAYLIQTGPALGVRETRHVRGLYTLAGEDVLSGVRHLDSVARGGWPVEIHQPGAPAVYQQIRNKSYYDIPLRSLCVAGLDNLWCAGRIISCDPIAFASARVMGTAFATGHAAGVAAAQFSLHKLQDAGDVRAELLRQGALI; translated from the coding sequence ATGTACAACCATCGCAAACTTCATTTTGATGTCGTCGTGGTCGGTGGTGGATCGTCAGGCGTTGCGGCCGCAGTCGGTGCTGCCAACGTCGGAGCAGACACCATCGTCATCGAGCGAAATCCATATTTCGGCGGGGCAGCTACGCACAGTTCCGTCTTCTCCTATTGCGGTTTTTATGCACAGGCAGACCCACTGGAACGTGTCGTGGGAGGGGTCGGGGCACAATTTCTCGAAGAGCTTTCCGCGATTGGTCGGGCGGTGGAACCGCGGCGCAACCCGACGACCGGAAACGTGATTGTCGTGGCCGATGGCGAGACGAGTAAGTACGCCCTCGACCGCGTGCTTCTGCGCGCAGGTGTGAAGCCACGCCTGCACTGTCAGGTGATCGGCGCGGTGGTCGAGCGCGGGCGGGTGGTCGAGATCGAGTGTGTCGATCACGACGGGCGCCTCACCATGACCGCCAATGCCTTTGTCGACGCGAGCGGCGAGGCCGATTTGACCACGCTGGCTGGCGGGACGGTGCGCTTGGGGGACGACGAGGGCCAGGTACAGGCTGGTACTTTAGTGATGCGCATCGGCGGCGTCGCTCGCGACGTCCCGCTCCCGCGCGAGGTGTTTACCGAGGCGGTCACTCGTGGTAAAGCCAGTGGCATCGAGTCGCTCTCCAAGGAAAAAGGCATGATCTTGCGCATGTCCTCGGGCGATATTCTCGCTTTGTTCGCGGATGAGCACGTCAACGGCCTCGATTCGAGCAGCATGACGCGTGCCGAGATGTCGGCGCGCGAGCAAGCGTGGTCCTACCTGCAAGTGTTTCGCCAGTACGTGCCCGGATTCGAGTCGGCTTATCTCATTCAGACTGGCCCTGCGTTGGGGGTCCGCGAAACGCGCCACGTTCGCGGGCTGTATACCCTCGCTGGCGAGGACGTGCTCAGTGGCGTTCGCCACCTTGACTCTGTGGCTCGCGGTGGCTGGCCGGTGGAGATTCACCAGCCGGGTGCACCTGCTGTGTATCAACAAATTCGGAATAAATCCTACTACGACATCCCACTGCGTTCACTTTGTGTGGCAGGGCTGGACAACCTCTGGTGTGCAGGTCGGATTATTTCCTGCGATCCGATCGCGTTCGCCTCTGCCCGCGTCATGGGCACGGCGTTCGCCACAGGCCACGCCGCAGGCGTCGCGGCTGCTCAGTTCAGCCTTCACAAGCTCCAGGATGCAGGCGACGTACGCGCGGAGTTGCTCCGCCAGGGAGCGCTCATCTAG
- the pepF gene encoding oligoendopeptidase F, with protein MPDRLTRSQVPVELTWNLADLFASDETWSDEVESILSTVDTVATFQGRLGESAKVLLACLEASERLAGRIVRACTYASLRQSEDSTNPVNQAMADRAAAMVARIQAATSFIEAEVTGLDDGVVETWIEQEEGLKEHAVSLREMLDFKPYRLSPETESTLAALGQVFGGPYVTYQRSKLSDMQFAPAQDEHGAEHPVSFALYEDIYEFATDTQLRRNAYRSFANTLHQYKNTFASAYATEVNRQVTLARLRGFPSTTDMLLHPQQVTSEMYNNQLDIIQAELAPHMRRLARLRKRLFKLDTMLYCDLKIPLDSAFNPSTSIESATQLILDALAVMGPEYVANIRTALASRWVDYADNVGKSTGAFCSSPYGAHPYILITWGETMRSAFVLAHELGHAGHFALANQYQRLTNTRPSLYFIEAPSTMNEMLLADHVLNQTSDPRMRHWVISQLLGTYYHNFVTHLLEGELQRRIYRLADAGASITAKLLCEQKADVLTSFWRDTVDIDEGASLTWMRQPHYYMGLYPYTYSAGLTAATAVAKRIREEGPAAAAQWVEVLKAGGTKTPLELMQMAGVDLSTSQPISEAVAYVGGLIDKLEASFADELQVNA; from the coding sequence ATGCCGGATCGGTTGACGAGAAGTCAAGTCCCTGTTGAGCTCACGTGGAATCTCGCCGATTTGTTCGCATCGGACGAGACATGGTCTGATGAGGTGGAGTCCATCCTTTCCACCGTCGATACGGTGGCCACTTTTCAAGGCCGCCTCGGCGAGTCCGCCAAAGTGCTGCTCGCGTGTCTAGAGGCGAGCGAACGCCTGGCCGGGCGAATCGTCCGCGCCTGTACCTACGCGTCCCTGCGGCAGTCGGAAGATAGCACGAACCCAGTCAACCAGGCGATGGCCGACCGCGCGGCGGCGATGGTCGCTCGCATTCAAGCGGCCACCTCGTTTATCGAAGCGGAAGTGACTGGCCTCGACGATGGCGTCGTCGAGACGTGGATAGAACAAGAGGAAGGGCTCAAGGAACACGCTGTGTCCTTGCGCGAGATGCTCGACTTCAAGCCGTACCGACTCTCTCCCGAAACCGAGTCCACGCTGGCCGCACTCGGCCAGGTGTTCGGCGGGCCGTATGTGACCTATCAACGCAGCAAGCTGTCAGACATGCAATTCGCGCCCGCACAGGACGAACATGGTGCCGAGCACCCCGTCTCGTTCGCCCTGTACGAAGACATCTACGAATTCGCGACCGACACACAACTGCGACGCAACGCTTACAGGTCGTTTGCCAACACGCTCCATCAGTACAAAAATACATTTGCTTCTGCCTACGCGACTGAGGTCAATCGCCAAGTCACGCTCGCGCGCCTGCGCGGATTTCCATCGACGACTGACATGCTGCTGCACCCGCAACAGGTTACGTCAGAGATGTACAACAACCAACTCGACATCATCCAAGCGGAATTGGCCCCTCACATGCGGCGGCTCGCGCGGTTGCGCAAACGCCTGTTCAAGCTCGACACGATGCTCTATTGCGACTTGAAAATCCCACTCGATTCCGCCTTCAACCCGAGCACCTCGATCGAGTCCGCGACGCAGCTGATCCTCGACGCCCTCGCGGTCATGGGCCCGGAATACGTCGCAAACATCCGCACAGCACTCGCGAGCCGCTGGGTAGATTATGCCGATAACGTCGGCAAATCGACTGGCGCATTCTGTTCGAGTCCGTACGGCGCACACCCGTATATCCTCATCACGTGGGGAGAGACGATGCGCAGTGCGTTCGTCTTGGCGCACGAACTCGGCCACGCCGGCCACTTCGCGCTTGCAAACCAGTATCAGCGCCTGACGAATACACGCCCGTCGCTGTACTTTATCGAGGCACCTTCGACGATGAACGAAATGCTCCTCGCTGACCACGTCCTCAACCAGACGTCCGACCCGCGCATGCGCCACTGGGTCATCAGCCAACTACTTGGTACCTACTACCACAACTTCGTCACGCACTTGCTCGAAGGGGAGCTCCAACGGCGCATCTACCGGTTAGCTGACGCCGGAGCATCCATCACTGCAAAACTGCTCTGCGAACAAAAAGCAGACGTGCTCACGAGTTTCTGGCGGGACACGGTGGATATCGACGAAGGGGCAAGCCTCACATGGATGCGCCAGCCGCACTACTACATGGGCCTCTACCCGTACACATACTCAGCTGGCCTGACCGCTGCTACGGCCGTCGCCAAGCGCATTCGCGAAGAAGGCCCCGCCGCCGCGGCGCAGTGGGTCGAAGTACTCAAGGCTGGCGGCACGAAAACGCCGCTGGAACTCATGCAGATGGCTGGGGTCGACTTGTCCACCTCGCAACCGATCTCGGAGGCGGTCGCGTACGTCGGCGGGCTCATCGACAAACTCGAGGCAAGCTTCGCGGACGAATTACAGGTGAACGCATAG
- the ltaE gene encoding low-specificity L-threonine aldolase produces MIDLRSDTVTKPTDAMRQAMASAEVGDDVYGEDPTIRRLEQLAAEMTGKEAALFVTSGTQGNLVAIAAQVKTGEEVIAEAESHIFYYEAAGVATVAGAQIRQIAGDRGVLQPQAIGRAVRQNDIHQPRTALISIENTHNRAGGTVTPVNVLREIQTVARAAGAKVHMDGARLFNAAIATGTSTKDIAAAVDTVQFCLSKGLGAPVGSIVAGSQSFIDDARRWRKRLGGGMRQAGILAAAGILALTQMVDRLAEDHMNAQVLALCLANTPGISVDLATVQTNIIIADVAGTGIPVDAFVLRLREEGVLASAFGEAAVRFVTHKDVAKDDVVRAADIVARVAAGR; encoded by the coding sequence ATCATTGATCTGCGTAGTGACACAGTGACCAAACCAACCGACGCGATGCGTCAGGCGATGGCCAGTGCAGAAGTCGGGGACGACGTGTATGGAGAGGATCCTACCATTCGCCGCCTCGAACAGTTGGCTGCGGAAATGACAGGCAAGGAGGCCGCTCTGTTTGTGACGAGCGGCACACAGGGGAATCTCGTGGCAATAGCCGCACAGGTCAAGACGGGCGAGGAGGTCATCGCCGAGGCGGAATCGCACATTTTTTACTACGAAGCCGCTGGAGTGGCGACGGTAGCAGGCGCACAGATCCGCCAGATTGCAGGCGACCGCGGCGTCTTGCAGCCACAGGCCATCGGTCGCGCCGTGCGTCAAAACGATATCCACCAGCCTCGTACTGCGCTCATTTCTATCGAAAATACGCACAACCGTGCGGGCGGAACGGTGACGCCGGTGAACGTGCTGCGTGAGATTCAAACTGTCGCACGCGCGGCGGGTGCGAAGGTGCACATGGACGGAGCTCGATTGTTCAACGCGGCCATCGCCACCGGTACAAGTACCAAGGACATCGCAGCTGCGGTGGACACCGTCCAATTCTGCCTGTCGAAGGGGCTCGGCGCTCCGGTCGGGTCGATCGTCGCCGGATCGCAATCGTTCATCGACGACGCCAGGCGGTGGCGCAAGCGCCTCGGCGGCGGCATGCGCCAGGCCGGGATCCTCGCGGCGGCCGGCATTCTCGCGTTGACGCAGATGGTGGATCGGCTCGCGGAGGACCACATGAATGCACAGGTTCTGGCGCTGTGTCTCGCCAATACGCCCGGGATCTCTGTCGATCTCGCCACCGTTCAGACCAACATCATCATCGCCGACGTCGCGGGCACAGGCATCCCGGTCGACGCGTTTGTCCTTCGCCTTCGCGAGGAAGGCGTCCTTGCGAGCGCGTTTGGTGAGGCGGCGGTCCGCTTCGTCACCCACAAGGACGTCGCGAAGGACGATGTGGTGCGCGCGGCGGACATCGTCGCAAGGGTGGCAGCCGGACGCTGA